A single genomic interval of Arachis duranensis cultivar V14167 chromosome 7, aradu.V14167.gnm2.J7QH, whole genome shotgun sequence harbors:
- the LOC107496133 gene encoding brefeldin A-inhibited guanine nucleotide-exchange protein 1 (The sequence of the model RefSeq protein was modified relative to this genomic sequence to represent the inferred CDS: added 57 bases not found in genome assembly) yields MSASQSLGGPSRCGRVLGPSLDKIIKNAAWRKHSHLVAACKSTLDKLESVSESESESESTTSGTNQSQSPLSGLPSTDAEHVLQPLILALDSAYPKVVDPALECTFKLFSLGLLHGEIDSSAASQSGVVFNIIDAICKSGGLGEEAIELGVLRVLLSAVRSPCTLIRADCLIQIVRTCYNVYLGGVNGTNQICAKSVLAQIMTIVFARVEEDCMDIPLKKVSVSDLLEFTDKNLNEGNSIQFCQNFITEVMEAGEGATLKPCSMPPPHESSKAADETGTNNSHIEAGPGESKIREDGFLLFKNLCKLSMKFSSQQHPDDRILLRGKILSLELLKVVMDNGSSMWRENERFLNAIKQYLCLSLLKNSALSAMAIFQLQCAIFMNLLSKFRSGLKKEIGMFFPMLILRVLENVLQPSFLQKMTVLNLLDKISQDPQIIIDIFVNYDCDVDASNIFERIVNGLLKTALGPPTGSTTALSPVQDITFRHESVKCLVSITKSMGAWMDQQTRIGDLYLPKISECNGTPEHHLPLNGEEGNASDHELHPDVNSEFSDAAALEQRRAYKIELQKGISLFNRKPSKGIEFLTSNKKIGRSPEEVAFFLKNTAGLDETKIGDYLGEREEFCLKVMHAYVDSFNFNGMDFGEAIRFFLRGFRLPGEAQKIDRIMEKFAERYCKCSPSSFSSADTAYVLAYSVIMLNTDAHNNMVKDKMTKADFIRNNRGIDDGKDLPEEYLGSLYEQIVKNEIKMNADSSAPQSKQANSFNRLLGLDGILNLVNWKQNEEKAVGANGLLIRHIQEQFKSNSGKSESAYHVVTDVAILRFMVEVCWGPMLAAFSVTLDQSDDKLATTQCLQGFRHAVHITAMMGMQTQRDAFVTSVAKFTYLHCAADMKQKNVDAVKAIISIAIEDGDYLHEAWEHILTCLSRVEHLQLLGEGAHSDATFFTSSNFETEEKTPKTLGFSSFKKGTLQNPAMVAVVRGSSYDSTSVGVSASALVTPEQIQNFISNLNLLDQIGNFELNHVFAHSQRLNGEAIVAFVKALCKVSLSELQSPTDPRVFGLTKIVEIAHYNMNRIRLVWSRIWNVLSDFFVSVGLSDNLSVAIFAMDSLRQLAMKFLEREELANYNFQNEFLRPFVIVMQKSNSAEIRELIVRCISQMVLSRVSNVKSGWKSVFMVFTAAAADEQKNIVLLAFETMEKIVREFFPYITETETTTFTDCVRCLLTFTNSRFNSDVSLNAIAFLRFCAVRLADGGLVCNKTGSVDGTVVVVANCVSDVQGLTDKDDHASFWNPLLSGLSKLTSDPRSAIRKSSLEVLFNILKDHGHLFSRTFWNSIFYSVIFPVYNSASGKRDVSLQESSCSDSSASIHPEGSTWDSETSSVAAECLIDLFVTFFDIVRSQLPGVVSVLTGFIRSPVQGPASTGVAGLMRLTSDLGSRFSEEEWKEIFLCLKDAAISAVPGFMKVLRTMDNIGVPNISRTYADMEWSSDHELTNDEFGDDNLQTATYVVSRMKNHIAMQLLILQVATDLYKMHHQSLSAASIEVLIALYSSVALHARQLNSESILLKKLQKACSILELSGPPMVHFENESFLNHLTFLQNVLVDDYFTHAEIDIETELVAVCENVLGIYLKCAESVTHPGTVPVPHRKLPLSSAKKEEIAARTSLVVSALQGLEGLKKDSFRRYIPRFFHLLVDLVRSEHSSGEVQFALSNIFRSSVGPFIME; encoded by the exons ATGTCGGCATCGCAATCCCTCGGAGGTCCTTCACGGTGCGGCCGAGTGCTCGGTCCATCACTCGACAAGATCATAAAGAACGCCGCGTGGCGCAAGCATTCTCACCTTGTCGCGGCCTGCAAATCAACCCTTGACAAGCTCGAATCGGTGTCTGAGTCCGAATCCGAATCCGAATCGACCACTTCAGGCACCAACCAATCCCAATCTCCTCTTTCAGGCCTTCCCTCCACAGATGCCGAACATGTCCTTCAACCTCTCATTCTTGCGCTTGACTCCGCCTACCCCAAGGTTGTGGACCCTGCTCTTGAATGCACCTTTAAGCTGTTCTCTCTCGGCCTCCTCCACGGTGAGATTGATAGTTCAGCTGCTTCACAGTCCGGCGTGGTCTTCAACATCATTGATGCCATCTGCAAGTCCGGCGGCCTTGGTGAGGAGGCCATTGAGCTTGGGGTGCTCAGAGTCTTGCTTTCGGCCGTTCGATCCCCTTGCACTTTGATCCGGGCCGATTGCCTGATTCAGATTGTGAGAACTTGCTATAACGTGTACCTCGGGGGTGTCAACGGCACCAATCAGATCTGTGCTAAGTCAGTTCTTGCCCAGATCATGACCATTGTTTTTGCAAGAGTCGAGGAAGACTGCATGGATATCCCCCTCAAAAAGGTATCTGTTAGTGACTTGTTGGAATTTACTGATAAGAATCTGAACGAGGGCAACTCCATTCAATTCTGCCAAAATTTTATAACCGAGGTAATGGAGGCTGGTGAAGGTGCTACTCTCAAGCCATGTTCTATGCCACCTCCACACGAATCGTCCAAAGCTGCCGATGAAACAGGCACCAACAATTCCCATATCGAAGCAGGACCTGGGGAAAGTAAAATAAGGGAGGatggttttcttcttttcaaaaatttgtgcaAACTGTCCATGAAATTCTCATCTCAGCAGCACCCTGACGATCGTATCCTCTTGAGAGGGAAAATTTTGTCCTTGGAACTCCTTAAGGTAGTCATGGATAATGGCAGCTCAATGTGGCGCGAGAATGAGAG GTTTCTAAATGCTATCAAGCAGTATCTTTGCCTGTCATTATTAAAGAACAGTGCCCTCTCAGCTATGGCCATTTTCCAGCTTCAGTGTGCAATTTTCATGAACTTGTTATCTAAATTCAGATCAGGATTGAAAAaggaaattggcatgttttttCCGATGCTTATTCTCCGGGTTCTTGAGAATGTCCTTCAGCCCAGTTTTCTGCAGAAAATGACTGTCCTCAACTTGTTGGACAAAATCTCCCAAGATCCCCAAATTATAATTGACATTTTTGTCAATTATGATTGTGACGTGGATGCTTCAAACATATTTGAAAG GATTGTCAATGGCCTTCTTAAAACTGCATTGGGGCCACCCACAGGTTCAACCACAGCTTTGTCTCCAGTGCAGGATATAACTTTCCGACATGAATCTGTGAAATGCTTGGTCAGCATCACTAAGTCGATGGGGGCTTGGATGGACCAGCAAACAAGGATAGGAGATTTATATCTACCAAAAATCTCTGAGTGCAATGGTACACCAGAGCATCATCTACCACTAAATGGTGAAGAAGGGAATGCTTCTGACCATGAGCTACATCCTGATGTAAATTCTGAATTTTCAGATGCTGCTGCACTAGAGCAGCGCCGGGCATATAAAATTGAACTTCAG AAAGGTATATCACTTTTTAATAGAAAACCTTCCAAGGGTATTGAATTTTTGACAAGCAACAAAAAGATTGGTCGCTCACCTGAAGAAGTGGCTTTTTTCCTGAAGAATACTGCTGGCCTTGATGAGACCAAGATTGGGGACTATTTGGGAGAAAGAGAGGAGTTTTGTCTAAAAGTAATGCATGCTTATGTAGATTCTTTTAACTTCAATGGGATGGATTTTGGTGAAGCTATACGGTTTTTCCTTAGGGGCTTCAGACTTCCCGGTGAGGCACAGAAAATTGATCGCATCATGGAGAAGTTTGCCGAGCGCTATTGTAAATGCAGCCCTAGTTCGTTTAGCAGTGCAGATACTGCTTACGTTCTTGCTTACTCTGTGATAATGCTTAATACAGATGCTCATAATAATATGGTGAAAGATAAG ATGACAAAGGCTGATTTTATCCGAAATAATCGAGGAATAGATGATGGAAAAGATTTACCAGAAGAATATCTTGGTTCCCTTTACGAACAAATTGTTAAGAACGAAATCAAAATGAATGCTGATTCCTCTGCACCTCAGAGTAAACAGGCAAATAGCTTCAATAGATTGTTGGGACTGGATGGTATTCTCAATCTTGTAAACTGGAAACAGAATGAGGAAAAAGCAGTGGGTGCAAATGGGCTTCTCATTCGGCACATACAAGAGCAGTTTAAATCAAATTCAGGAAAATCAGA ATCAGCTTATCATGTTGTCACGGATGTTGCCATCTTGAGGTTTATGGTGGAAGTCTGTTGGGGGCCTATGCTGGCTGCATTTAGTGTAACACTTGACCAGAGTGATGACAAGCTAGCTACTACTCAATGCTTACAGGGATTCCGACATGCTGTGCATATTACTGCCATGATGGGAATGCAGACTCAAAGAGATGCCTTTGTTACATCAGTTGCTAAATTTACTTATCTGCACTGTGCTGCAGATATGAAACAGAAAAATGTTGATGCTGTCAAG GCAATAATATCAATTGCCATTGAAGATGGGGATTATCTGCATGAAGCATGGGAACACATATTAACTTGCCTCTCCCGAGTTGAGCATTTGCAATTGTTAGGTGAGGGTGCCCATAGTGATGCAACCTTCTTCACTTCATCTAATTttgaaacagaagaaaaaactCCGAAGACATtaggtttctcttcttttaagAAAGGAACTCTCCAGAATCCGGCCATGGTTGCTGTTGTTCGTGGTAGTTCATATGACAGCACAAGTGTTGGAGTCAGTGCTTCTGCACTGGTAACACCAGAACAGATTCAGAATTTCATTTCAAACTTGAATCTGCTGGACCAGATTGGCAACTTTGAATTGAATCATGTGTTTGCTCATAGTCAACGGTTGAATGGTGAAGCAATAGTGGCCTTTGTGAAAGCTCTTTGTAAAGTTTCCTTATCAGAACTACAGTCTCCAACAGATCCCCGTGTTTTTGGCCTAACTAAAATAGTAGAAATTGC GCACTATAATATGAACCGCATCAGATTAGTGTGGTCTCGCATTTGGAATGTGCTCTCAGATTTCTTTGTCTCAGTTGGATTGTCTGACAACTTATCAGTTGCAATATTTGCGATGGACTCACTGCGACAACTAGcaatgaaatttttggagcGCGAGGAACTGGCTAATTATAACTTCCAGAATGAATTTCTGAGACCTTTTGTGATTGTCATGCAGAAAAGCAATTCTGCAGAAATTAGAGAATTGATAGTTAGATGTATTTCACAGATGGTCCTTAGTCGTGTCAGTAACGTGAAATCCGGCTGGAAAAGTGTTTTTATG GTTTTTACAGCTGCTGCAGCAGATGAGCAGAAGAATATTGTATTGTTAGCATTTGAGACAATGGAGAAAATAGTGCGAGAATTTTTCCCTTATATCACTGAGACAGAAACAACGACTTTCACCGATTGTGTACGATGCCTTTTGACATTTACAAATAGCCGATTCAATAGTGATGTTAGCCTCAATGCAATTGCTTTTCTTCGCTTCTGTGCCGTCAGACTTGCTGATGGAGGACTTGTTTGCAATAAGACGGGGAGTGTTGATGGCACAGTAGTTGTAGTTGCAAATTGTGTTTCAGATGTGCAGGGTTTAACTGATAAAGATGATCATGCATCTTTTTGGAATCCTTTGCTATCAG GGCTGTCAAAACTAACATCGGATCCAAGATCAGCTATCAGAAAGAGTTCATTGGAGGTGCTTTTTAACATTCTGAAGGATCATGGTCATTTATTCTCACGCACATTTTGGAACAGCATTTTCTACTCTGTTATTTTCCCTGTATATAATTCAGCATCAGGAAAGAGAGATGTAAGTCTACAAGAGAGTAGTTGTTCAGATTCTTCAGCGTCTATACATCCTGAAGGAAGCACATGGGATTCTGAGACTTCTTCAGTAGCTGCAGAATGTTTAATAGATTTATTTGTCACCTTTTTCGATATTGTGAGGTCTCAGCTACCAGGTGTGGTTTCAGTACTTACTGGGTTCATTAGAAGTCCTGTTCAGGGTCCAGCTAGTACTGGAGTTGCTGGACTAATGCGCCTCACTAGTGACCTGGGTAGCAGATTTTCGGAAGAAGAGTGGAAAGagatatttttatgtttgaaaGATGCAGCTATATCAGCAGTGCCCGGATTCATGAAGGTCTTGAGAACCATGGATAATATTGGGGTGCCCAATATTTCACGAACCTATGCTGACATGGAGTGGTCTTCTGATCATGAACTGACAAATGATGAGTTTGGTGATGACAATCTGCAAACAGCCACCTATGTTGTGTCAAGAATGAAGAATCATATTGCTATGCAGCTACTTATTTTACAG GTTGCAACTGATCTCTATAAGATGCACCACCAGTCCTTATCAGCAGCCAGCATTGAAGTCCTCATTGCATTGTATTCTTCTGTCGCTTTGCATGCACGCC AACTCTCTGGACCCCCCATGGTTCATTTTGAAAATGAGTCCTTCCTGAATCACCTAACCTTTCTTCAAAACGTACTAGTTGATGATTATTTTACGCATGCTGAGATAGACATAGAAACGGAGCTTGTTGCAGTGTGTGAGAATGTATTGGGCATATACCTAAAGTGTGCTGAGTCAGTTACCCATCCAGGGACAGTGCCAGTGCCACATCGAAAACTTCCTCTGAGCTCAGCAAAGAAGGAGGAAATAGCTGCTAGGACATCCCTAGTCGTCTCTGCATTGCAAGGGTTGGAGGGTCTGAAAAAGGATTCATTCAGGAGATATATTCCCCGGTTCTTTCACTTATTGGTAGATCTTGTGAGGAGTGAGCACTCCTCTGGAGAAGTTCAGTTTGCCCTCAGTAATATATTCCGTTCGTCTGTGGGTCCATTTATAATGGAATGA
- the LOC127740700 gene encoding uncharacterized protein LOC127740700 — protein MKKTMVTKKEKPHYNKTHNLRCQTKAIATVFKNLSLEKKDIVEEMGFGALAHVPEMNISHALLRELIACYDDYYGCLNTFHGKIYITPDKVAAALGINHGVDYGRLNEADKQIIDGFKCVMLASLIKSVLEMSIDGEENRQKFWRTFVVFVQKSSYYRQR, from the exons ATGAAGAAGACAATGGTAACAAAGAAGGAGAAGCCGCACTATAAC AAAACTCACAATCTCAGATGTCAGACTAAGGCAATAGCAACAGTGTTCAAGAATTTGAGTCTGGAAAAGAAAGATATAGTTGAAGAAATGGGATTCGGTGCACTGGCACATGTCCCGGAAATGAACATCTCTCACGCCCTCTTGAGAGAGTTGATAGCTTGCTATGATGACTATTATGGATGCCTGAACACTTTCCACGGAAAAATATACATAACACCTGATAAGGTAGCAGCTGCGCTGGGCATAAATCACGGTG TTGACTACGGTAGACTGAATGAGGCAGACAAGCAAATTATTGATGGCTTCAAATGTGTTATGTTAGCTTCTTTGATAAAATCTGTCCTCGAAATGAGTATTGATGGGGAGGAGAACCGGCAGAAATTTTGGAGAACTTTTGTTGTCTTCGTCCAGAAGAGTTCCTACTACCGACAACGGTAA
- the LOC127740699 gene encoding uncharacterized protein LOC127740699: protein MTLPLSLRKFKHKKLLLMTALRNRNSSPAKKHQHDNQNKKHLSMYKFYCLFKTGKFWFITCFTCGSFESTNQFNVFLYWTLFCLLQLPSETQKASWWGIFPDEDGARTSIECCSSPLEEKQQACQEALAARQLEEEAQPDLNQLLSSACYNCPSESEKQAAEGSCPRKTELERPLNVAARPSLWKHDAPSFYLGISPLTSQPTPPTSQPTVSQLEILAEAVVDAGVTTALKFSEATSAEPSFIAAEVYKTSEKEKEVTEEPKEKCYH, encoded by the exons ATGACTTTACCTTTGTCCCTTCGAAAATTCAAACACAAGAAACTTCTGTTAATGA CAGCCCTCCGAAACCGCAATAGTAGCCCTGCAAAGAAGCACCAGCACGACAATCAGAACAAGAAGCACCTGTCGATGTATAAGTTTTACTGCTTGTTTAAAACTGGGAAATTTTGGTTCATTACATGCTTTACTTGTGGATCATTTGAATCCACAAATCAATTCAACGTGTTCTTATATTGGACTCTCTTCTGTTTGTTACAGCTGCCCTCCGAAACCCAAAAAGCAAGCTGGTGGGGAATCTTTCCTGATGAAGACGGAGCCAGAACCTCCATTGAATGT TGCAGCAGCCCTCTCGAAGAAAAACAGCAAGCGTGCCAAGAAGCTTTGGCGGCACGGCAAttggaagaagaagcacaacctgaTTT AAATCAATTACTCTCTTCTGCTTGTTACAACTGCCCTTCAGAATCGGAAAAACAGGCCGCCGAGGGATCTTGCCCAAGGAAGACGGAGCTAGAACGTCCGTTGAATGT TGCTGCTCGTCCTTCTTTGTGGAAACATGATGCACCTTCGTTCTACCTTGGCATAAGTCCCCTGACATCTCAACCAACTCCCCCGACCTCTCAGCCGACGGTGTCACAGCTTGAAATCCTAGCAGAGGCAGTGGTAGATGCTGGGGTAACAACGGCATTGAAATTTTCTGAAGCAACAAGTGCCGAGCCGAGCTTCATAGCCGCTGAAGTGTACAAAACTtcggagaaagagaaagaagtcACAGAGGAGCCAAAGGAAAAGTGTTATCATTAG